A genomic window from Deltaproteobacteria bacterium includes:
- a CDS encoding sodium/sulfate symporter, with protein sequence MAEIDSTKDPQSAKSIAIKLAISLAIGILIMLLPRPENLTPEGQRLLGLLATVVFLWVSEAVPIGATALIAGAGLILLKIQGSQAAWSPFASPAVMFVLMIMMFGVVLNEVGLAGRLMYHLIKFAGTKVKRLSFILAVGCTISSSVLHDATVTVIMVFAFVPVFLSMGMKPGQGHKLPTFFFMLIPLAASAGGFGTLLGGGRNPLAIEILQKFTHGQASIGFLEYIIIMFPICVLTAVATWAILWILFRPKEKELVGVSLDHPGPMSRKELGVLVVFLGTFVLWFMGDLTGWHYSVPAAFAILGFCAPGWISFRTICDKFPWESWIVFGAGVSLGVAMLDSGAGKFLAEAILPLLDGQPTFVVYYGFGFFGSFLSSLMSNSAAVALMLP encoded by the coding sequence ATGGCCGAAATCGATTCGACCAAAGACCCCCAGAGTGCCAAGTCCATCGCCATCAAGCTGGCCATAAGCCTGGCCATCGGCATTCTGATCATGCTCCTGCCCAGGCCAGAGAACCTCACTCCCGAAGGACAACGGCTTCTGGGCCTTCTGGCCACGGTCGTCTTTCTCTGGGTCAGCGAGGCCGTGCCCATCGGGGCCACGGCTCTGATAGCCGGAGCAGGCCTGATTCTCCTCAAGATTCAAGGCTCTCAGGCGGCCTGGTCCCCCTTTGCCAGCCCAGCCGTCATGTTCGTTTTGATGATCATGATGTTCGGCGTGGTCCTGAACGAGGTCGGCTTGGCCGGACGACTCATGTACCACCTCATCAAGTTCGCCGGAACCAAGGTCAAACGCCTGAGCTTCATCCTGGCCGTGGGTTGCACAATATCCTCATCGGTTCTTCACGACGCCACGGTCACGGTCATCATGGTCTTCGCCTTTGTCCCGGTTTTCCTGAGCATGGGAATGAAACCGGGCCAGGGCCACAAACTACCGACCTTCTTTTTCATGCTCATCCCCCTGGCCGCCTCGGCCGGAGGCTTCGGCACCCTCCTTGGCGGTGGTCGAAACCCCCTTGCCATTGAAATTCTCCAGAAATTCACCCACGGTCAGGCCAGCATCGGTTTCCTCGAATACATCATCATCATGTTCCCCATCTGCGTCCTCACGGCCGTGGCCACCTGGGCCATCCTGTGGATACTGTTCCGGCCCAAGGAAAAGGAACTGGTCGGCGTCAGCCTCGACCACCCCGGCCCCATGTCCCGAAAGGAACTGGGCGTCCTGGTGGTCTTTCTTGGCACATTCGTCCTCTGGTTCATGGGCGACCTGACAGGCTGGCACTACAGCGTCCCGGCCGCCTTCGCCATCCTGGGCTTCTGCGCCCCCGGCTGGATCAGTTTTCGGACCATCTGCGACAAGTTCCCCTGGGAATCGTGGATTGTCTTCGGCGCCGGGGTCTCCCTGGGCGTGGCCATGCTCGACAGCGGAGCCGGAAAATTCCTGGCCGAGGCCATCCTCCCTCTTTTGGACGGCCAACCCACCTTTGTGGTCTACTACGGGTTCGGCTTCTTCGGGTCGTTTCTTTCGAGTCTGATGAGCAACTCCGCGGCCGTGGCCCTGATGCTGCCCAT